One Eriocheir sinensis breed Jianghai 21 unplaced genomic scaffold, ASM2467909v1 Scaffold70, whole genome shotgun sequence DNA window includes the following coding sequences:
- the LOC126993968 gene encoding H/ACA ribonucleoprotein complex subunit 1-like translates to MALLILLGLAATAAAGTLNTYSAPGHGGGGGGGFISGGGGGGGGFISGGGGGGGYGGGGGGGGGGGGGGVGGFIGGGGGGGFIGGGGGGGFIGGGCGGGLVSDGTGRCVSPRVTRNLYVFSAPPLSPSVGPPPIVPPPRVIHNVVFIRTPEGGLGTQPIVVPPPRQKNIVYVLNKRQQLQQSVVHVPDAPQERPEVYFVNYNDGDNPSLPTGGDLRSALSQASHSSGEVVGGGGGGIIGGGGIIGGGGIIGGGGGGGDYGGGGGGGGFIGGGGGGGFISDGDSHEFIGGGGGGSIISGGSIIGGGDSHEFIGGGGISTSYGAP, encoded by the exons ATGGCTCTCCTG ATCTTGTTAGGTCTGGCCGCCACGGCCGCGGCGGGCACCCTCAACACCTACTCCGCACCCGGacacggtggtggcggcggaggcggtttcatcagtggcggcggcggcggcggcggtggcttcatcagtggcggtggcggcggtggcggctatggtggcggcggcggcggcggcggcggcggcggcggcggcggcgtcggcggcttcatcggtggcggcggcggcggcggcttcatcggtggcgggggcggcggcggcttcaTCGGCGGCGGGTGCGGCGGCGGCCTGGTGAGTGACGGGACCGGCAGGTGTGTGTCGCCCAGGGTGACACGTAACCTGTACGTGTTCTCCGCGCCCCCCTTGTCCCCCAGTGTGGGCCCGCCGCCCATCGTGCCGCCGCCCCGCGTCATCCATAACGTGGTGTTCATCCGCACGCCAGAGGGCGGCCTGGGCACGCAGCCCATCGTTGTGCCGCCGCCACGCCAGAAGAACATCGTATACGTGCTCAACAAGCGCCAGCAGCTGCAGCAGTCGGTGGTGCACGTGCCTGACGCCCCGCAGGAGCGCCCAGAGGTGTACTTCGTCAACTACAACGATGGCGACAATCCTTCCCTGCCAACCGGCGGCGACCTGCGCTCCGCCCTCAGCCAGGCCTCGCACAGCAGCGGTGAGGTggtgggaggcggcggcggcggcatcatCGGCGGCGGTGGCATCATCGGCGGCGGCGGCATCatcggcggcggaggcggaggtggagactacggcggcggcggcggcggcggcggcttcatcggcggcggcggcggcggcggcttcatCAGCGACGGCGACAGTCACGAGTtcatcggcggcggcggcgggggcagcaTCATCAGCGGCGGCAGCATCATCGGCGGCGGCGACAGTCACGAATTCATCGGCGGCGGCGGCATCTCCACTAGCTACGGCGCGCCCTGA